Proteins co-encoded in one Methanobrevibacter gottschalkii DSM 11977 genomic window:
- a CDS encoding methanogenesis marker 9 domain-containing protein — protein sequence MTWEDAPSHICRGGDIRGLAFCCPPVKPCPILNALQEVNLTPKEYIEIKTQFAKETRLGEGAGTCFGSLVWCCKPSKPCPLRDMTLKNMGMSHDEYLDLKKELSERLVGVKKPDPDEKAEALAETFNVTKLEAMNILNECNDDLRAAVKVLHARSLENSD from the coding sequence ATGACTTGGGAAGATGCACCATCTCATATTTGTAGGGGAGGAGACATTAGGGGGCTTGCTTTTTGTTGTCCTCCAGTTAAACCATGCCCAATTTTAAATGCATTGCAGGAAGTTAATTTAACTCCTAAGGAATATATTGAAATTAAAACTCAATTTGCTAAAGAAACCAGGTTAGGTGAGGGAGCAGGAACTTGTTTCGGATCACTTGTATGGTGTTGCAAACCATCCAAACCCTGCCCATTAAGAGACATGACTTTAAAAAATATGGGAATGAGTCATGATGAATATTTGGACTTAAAAAAAGAATTATCTGAACGGTTGGTAGGTGTTAAAAAACCAGATCCTGATGAAAAAGCCGAAGCATTGGCTGAAACATTTAATGTTACAAAACTTGAAGCTATGAATATTTTAAATGAATGTAATGATGATTTAAGGGCGGCTGTAAAAGTTTTACATGCAAGATCTCTTGAGAATTCTGATTAA
- a CDS encoding M48 family metallopeptidase gives MKEKLIVEDITITLERKNIKNMYLRVLPPKGDVKLSVPLFLPNNEVIMFIKSRKNWILKKQEFILNNNIQPPLKFISGEKHQLWGREYTLQLIKNDNIEHVLIDEDTSIMYLPLPKKSTIKAREEILIDFYRKELQNAIPQVLEKCSLIVGQKPSEVKVRKMKNWGNCRQDRRITLNLNLAKKDPKCLEYVMIHELCHLIEFNHGEKFKKLIDKFCPDWKKIKKELNE, from the coding sequence ATGAAAGAAAAATTAATAGTCGAAGACATAACCATCACATTAGAGAGAAAAAATATTAAAAATATGTATCTTCGAGTCCTACCTCCAAAAGGTGATGTAAAACTATCTGTCCCATTATTTTTACCAAATAATGAAGTAATTATGTTTATCAAATCTCGAAAAAATTGGATTTTAAAAAAACAAGAATTTATTTTAAATAATAATATTCAACCTCCTTTAAAATTTATTAGTGGTGAAAAACATCAATTATGGGGCAGAGAATACACACTACAATTAATTAAAAATGACAACATAGAACATGTTCTAATTGATGAAGACACCAGTATTATGTACTTGCCACTACCTAAAAAAAGTACAATAAAGGCAAGAGAGGAAATATTAATTGATTTTTATAGAAAAGAACTTCAGAATGCAATACCTCAAGTGTTAGAAAAATGTAGTCTCATTGTTGGACAAAAACCATCCGAAGTTAAAGTTAGGAAAATGAAAAATTGGGGAAATTGTAGACAAGATAGAAGAATAACCTTAAATTTAAATTTAGCAAAAAAAGACCCAAAATGCCTAGAATATGTAATGATACATGAATTATGTCATTTAATAGAATTCAATCACGGTGAAAAATTTAAAAAATTAATAGACAAATTCTGTCCGGACTGGAAAAAAATAAAAAAAGAATTGAATGAATAA